The following proteins are co-located in the Sporolituus thermophilus DSM 23256 genome:
- a CDS encoding CAP domain-containing protein, whose amino-acid sequence MRTNKLTKIAVLSVTICSMFVTSLGGAYATGALAATPEVQSIVKEDKADKILMSLAALGLFAMLTKGGKGDSKEAPAKTSTPPSNAVHTPSANQNQPTQTQPTPTKPSQSQPTNSASVAAEEQQAVALLNADRAKYGLPALKVNPQLTDLARRYAQDMINRGYFSHYNPEGQSPFDRMRAAGISYRTAGENIAINRNVASAEQAFMNSPGHRANILNPNYTEVGIGVRHAADGSVYVVQEFIGK is encoded by the coding sequence ATGCGCACTAACAAATTAACCAAAATCGCCGTTTTAAGCGTTACCATTTGTTCAATGTTCGTCACTTCGCTGGGAGGGGCCTATGCTACTGGCGCTTTGGCCGCCACCCCGGAGGTTCAGTCTATCGTAAAAGAGGACAAGGCTGACAAGATCCTCATGAGCTTAGCCGCTCTCGGTCTTTTCGCCATGCTGACCAAAGGTGGCAAGGGGGACAGCAAGGAAGCGCCGGCGAAAACTTCCACGCCGCCCAGTAATGCGGTACATACCCCGTCGGCTAACCAGAATCAGCCAACCCAGACTCAGCCAACCCCAACAAAGCCATCCCAGTCGCAACCGACCAACTCCGCTTCCGTTGCCGCTGAAGAACAGCAGGCAGTTGCCCTCCTCAACGCCGACCGGGCTAAATACGGTCTGCCGGCCCTTAAAGTTAACCCACAGCTCACCGACCTTGCCAGACGTTATGCACAGGACATGATTAACCGCGGCTATTTCTCCCACTACAATCCGGAAGGCCAATCGCCCTTTGACCGCATGCGCGCCGCCGGCATCAGCTATCGCACCGCCGGTGAGAATATAGCCATTAACCGCAATGTGGCCAGCGCTGAGCAGGCATTCATGAACAGCCCGGGACACCGCGCCAATATTCTCAATCCCAACTACACCGAAGTTGGCATCGGCGTACGTCACGCCGCGGATGGGTCCGTCTATGTGGTGCAGGAGTTTATCGGCAAATAA
- the yabG gene encoding sporulation peptidase YabG codes for MSIAVGDLVIRKSHGGDIVFKVTDIFSDEAGVRHCILKGLHLRLLADAPLDDVQRIDAEHLRNEIVRMESMHNESLKRVMQRRSLEREQREMSRGEAAKKFDFFDCPGRVLHIDGDEEYLRMCLKTYSQLNIEAHGKWIEESKQPEMIIPLLQEYRPDILVVTGHDALVGGRKKEQDWRDINSYRNSKYYVQSVRNARQFEPSRDELVIFAGACQSYFEAILEAGANFASSPTRIFIHAYDPVFIAEKVAFTPINKTVDINDAITASVTGVEGVGGLETRGKFRLGMPKTKL; via the coding sequence GTGTCGATAGCTGTTGGCGACCTAGTGATTCGCAAATCGCATGGCGGCGATATTGTCTTTAAAGTGACTGATATTTTCAGCGACGAGGCAGGCGTTAGGCACTGCATTTTAAAGGGGCTCCATTTACGGCTGTTAGCCGACGCGCCGCTCGATGATGTGCAGCGCATTGACGCCGAGCATTTGCGCAACGAAATTGTCCGGATGGAGAGCATGCATAACGAAAGTCTCAAACGGGTGATGCAGCGTCGCAGCCTGGAGCGGGAACAGCGGGAAATGTCCCGGGGTGAGGCCGCCAAAAAATTTGATTTTTTTGATTGTCCAGGGCGGGTCCTGCATATTGACGGCGACGAAGAATACTTAAGAATGTGTCTCAAGACCTACAGTCAGCTTAATATTGAGGCCCACGGAAAATGGATTGAGGAGTCCAAGCAGCCGGAGATGATTATTCCCCTGCTGCAGGAATACCGCCCTGACATCCTCGTCGTTACCGGTCACGACGCGTTAGTTGGCGGCAGGAAAAAGGAGCAGGACTGGCGCGATATTAACAGCTATCGCAACTCCAAATACTATGTCCAGTCGGTGCGCAACGCCCGCCAGTTTGAACCGTCCCGTGACGAGCTTGTCATTTTTGCTGGCGCCTGTCAGTCCTATTTTGAGGCAATCTTGGAAGCGGGAGCCAATTTCGCCAGTTCGCCGACCCGCATTTTTATTCATGCTTACGACCCGGTGTTCATCGCTGAGAAAGTAGCTTTTACCCCCATCAATAAGACGGTCGACATCAACGATGCAATTACCGCCTCGGTTACCGGCGTGGAAGGCGTGGGTGGCCTTGAGACGCGCGGCAAGTTCCGGCTCGGCATGCCCAAGACCAAGCTTTAA